A segment of the bacterium genome:
AACACGGATGGACACCGACCCCGCCCCCCGCCCGCCGATGGACACCGAAGCCCAGGCCACCCAGGGGCCGCCGGCGTGGATGGGGATCTCCGTGTTCATCGGCGGGTGGGGGGCGGGGTCGGTGTCCATCCGTGTTCCGACGGCGCCGGCGCCGCGCTCGCATGATCCCCGTTGACGATCTCCGTTGATTGACTCCACCCGCCGGCGGCTCTAGTCTCCGAGAGCGTCATGTTTGGCATCGGTATGCCGGAGCTGCTCGTCATCCTCGTGGTGGCGTTGGTCGTGCTCGGTCCCAAGCGGCTGCCCGAGGTCGCCAAGGCCCTGGGCAAGGGCCTGGCGGAGTTCCGCAAGGCGACCGCCGACCTGACCGAGGAATTGCGCGGCGCGCAGACCATGATCGAGCGCGAGGCGCGCGAAACCGATCGCGCCACCCGGCCGCCCGCGGCCAGTCGACCGATGCCGGCCGGCGTCGAGCAGCGCGTCGAGCCGGCGCCCGCGGCCGCGCCGGCGAGCGAGGCCGTCGAGCCGGTGGTCGCGCCGGTCGGTGACCCTCCGCGCGACTGAACGCCGGCCCCCCACGCAGCGGCACCGATGTCCGACGTCCAGATGCCGCTCACGGCGCATCTCGAGGAGTTGCGCTGGCGGCTCATCAAGGCGCTGCTGGCGATCACCGTCGCCTTCATCGCCGTCTACAACTTCTCGGACCTGCTCTTCGAAGTCCTGACGCGGCCGTTGATCGGCTTGCACGACGGCTCGGTGCAGTTGATCGGCACCGGCGTCACCGAGGCGTTCTTCACCAAGCTCAAGGTCTCGGCGATCGCCGCGCTCTTCGTCGCCAGTCCGGTGATCTTCTACCAACTCTGGATGTTCGTCGCGCCGGGTCTGTACGATGCCGAGAAGAAGTACGCCCGGCCGTTCGTGTTCTTCGCCACCGTCTTCTTCGCGCTCGGCGCCGCCTTCTGCTACGTGGTCGTCTTCCCGGTCGGCTACCGCTTTTTTCTCGCCGAGTACGCGACGATCGGGGTGTCGCCGTCGATCCGCATCAGCGAGTACCTGTCGTTCACGGCGCGCATGCTGCTCGCCTTCGGCGTCACGTTCGAGCTGCCGGTCGTGACGTTCTTCCTCGCCCGCCTCGGGATGGTGACGCACCGGAGCATGCTGCGCTACTTCCGCTATGCCGTGCTGGTGATCGTCATCGTCGCGGCGGTGCTCACGCCGGGCCCCGACGTCGCGTCGCAGATGCTGATGGCCGGACCCCTGCTGGTGCTGTACGTGCTCAGCATCGGCGTCGCGTACGTCTTCGCGCGCGCTCCGGCTCCCGCCGCCGAGGCCGCCGATGACAGCGCGGAGTGAAACCGTCCCGCGCTGGACCCTGCTCGCCATCGTCATCGCCCTCGGCGCCAACACCCTGGCGTCGGCGATGACCCGCATCACCATCGACCTGATGCGCAGCCGGACGCCGTTCGCCGAGGCGGTGCGGCTGCAGGACCTGCGGATCCTGCCCTACTATCAGGCGATCGCGTACGCCGTCGCGACGACGGCCGTGCTCGCCTACCTGTGGCCGATCTTCGCGTTCTTCCGCTGCGACGCGGCGCAGACGGCCCCGCCGGTGGTGCAGCGGCGGGCGCTCAACGCCCCGGCGGTGGTCGCCGGCATCGGCCTGCTGCCGTGGCTGCTGAACATCGTCGTCTATCCGACCGCCACCCTCCTCACGTTCGGCGCCTGGAAGCCGGAGCTGGCCTCGCAGCAGATGCTGTCGCCGGTGGTGAACGGCTTCCTGGCGGCGACCACGACCTACCTGCTGCTCGACTGGCTGTTCCGCGCCATGGTGCTGCCACGCGTGTTCCCCGCCGGGCGCCTGGTGGAGGTCCCGGGCTCCTGGGCGCTCGGCGTCCGCGCCCGGCTGCTGATCTTCCTCATCGCCGTCGCCTTCGTCCCCCTGTTCACCATGCTCGGGCTGATCCGCGCCGCGGCGACGCGGATCGGCGCCGGCGGCGACATCGCGACCGTCGTGCCG
Coding sequences within it:
- the tatC gene encoding twin-arginine translocase subunit TatC — protein: MSDVQMPLTAHLEELRWRLIKALLAITVAFIAVYNFSDLLFEVLTRPLIGLHDGSVQLIGTGVTEAFFTKLKVSAIAALFVASPVIFYQLWMFVAPGLYDAEKKYARPFVFFATVFFALGAAFCYVVVFPVGYRFFLAEYATIGVSPSIRISEYLSFTARMLLAFGVTFELPVVTFFLARLGMVTHRSMLRYFRYAVLVIVIVAAVLTPGPDVASQMLMAGPLLVLYVLSIGVAYVFARAPAPAAEAADDSAE
- a CDS encoding twin-arginine translocase TatA/TatE family subunit: MFGIGMPELLVILVVALVVLGPKRLPEVAKALGKGLAEFRKATADLTEELRGAQTMIEREARETDRATRPPAASRPMPAGVEQRVEPAPAAAPASEAVEPVVAPVGDPPRD